The genomic stretch ttcatcaacaacgatacaaaatttggaatcaccaatttcctcacgaatactctttttcaccctactagaaagaatttgcaagagctctttttgaatttgatgtgaagtatacttgcaattttgtggagcattttccaacataacttttgcaacttcatcattgtaggatgctaaaagtttcaataactcaagaaagttaccttgatttcttgattttctactttcgtcgtgacccctaaaagcacaagcttgtagtgttaaccaacgaacaatgtcaattgaagtcttgagtcgtaaccggttattcattctttgacttgaactttgcacttgaataacatttctaatatgatcatcttgattcaacaagtcttgacaagctttcattgcattgttgtgtggtgacactacgccaaataagggaaaagagggcactttttttggcctataacagcgctttaaagcgccctctaatctggcgctggcataggtaaagacatcgctttttttcctggtgaaagcgctctctaaagtggctctttaagccctttaagggccactttagagggcgctttttaaagaaagcgccctctaaagtggaaacttttaagggtttagagggcgcttttactggaaagcgccctctaaagtggaaacctttaagggtttagagggcgcttttactggaaagcgccctctaaagtggaaatttaaagggtttagagggcgcttattttggaaagcgccctctaaagtgggtggttatttaacaTTTACATGCATCACATGTCTCTGTGACCATATTCTCATTTCAGGTTATGTTGCAGCCACAAGAGGTAACCAGAAGAAAATGGCATACAGCTGCTTGTTATAATTCACAAGAGCAACTAAAGGTTCTTTTTATgcttttataatattaaaatacaAATACTGATATATGCTTATTGTTTATATGATCCTCTTGCTATTTGAAATGTCATGAACCGAAACCACTGCTACTCTAATTGAAATGTATAATAACCactctctttcatttatttgtttataatcaatcaattacaacaaaaatgcaagtatgctgctagattagaaaatcacactgttttggtatttttcatatttaacaagaccaaagagcacaaaaatgaattgagttgattcagaaaaaaaaatatgaatgtgaatacatgagtgaacactagctgaagtgctactcgaaaggaaacttcatctgaaaaactgttgtatttcttcaagagtttttCCCTTTGTCTCGGGGACCCAAATGGCAACAAATCCTGCTGTGAAAATACACACTGCAGTATATATTGTGAAGGTTCCTGATAAAAACATAGTTAATGTGTAATATCTAGGAGATTTTGAAAACACACACTGCAGTATATataaacaaaaaatatatataaaaataaacaaaaaaaatgttcaaaaaatataacaaacaaaaaaattattattaccTTCAAGTAGAATGATATTGAAACAACCAAAAGACTCAAAGCCATTGCAGATGAAGAAACCTACAATAGGAGATTTTGATTAATCTCTTATTACCCTCCAAACAAATAGTAATGTGAATGCAAAAATTATCGAAAAAGCTCAGACTCACAATAAGTAAAAGCCGGCGACCTGATTTGTCTACTAACCACAAAGTTAAAATCGTAGCAAGAACCTAAATGACATGTAAATATTGTTCAGATTATGGTCTGGTAAATATTGTTTAGTTGatgaaatttaacccataatgcctagtctccattgctagcattgcaacacaataattattgttgagaatactcaataaatgtatgaaccaagaaaaatgaaaccaaaaatgaacaatagcgaacgtcagaagagaaaccaagtaatatgaagattagaaaaatacctatggtgtcaaaatcgaacagctaacaacgaattaatagaaggaggaaacgtcgtagatctaacagaggtggaaggagaacgccttagaagtagcgaaaatcgtagcagtgagaaccctaacgtgaaaaagaacgaaaataacagagagtgaaataacaaaacgcgcagtatgttataattttaatgtttactaaaggggaccttagagggcgcttgtggaaaaaaagcgccctctaaagggggcctaagagggcgcttatgaaagcgctctctaaggctttccaaaaacgctttataaactggaaatgcacatggacttatagagcgcttttttaaaagcgccctctaagggtaaccttagagggcgctttctgaAAAGCGCactgtattgttgtccctctatctcctccttattttttcgcttcaccttagagggcgctttattacaaaagcgccctctaaagtgcgctgtctattccagttgttcgctccttatttttttgcttcactttagagtacgcttttgtaataaagcgccctctaaggtgcgctgtctattccagtttttggcaTAGTGTGAGCAAagatccttccctatgtgtttaagaaaggaacaatgttttccattcctaactttcttccaatttctaaaacccatagaaataaagacaagtgatccgggacgtccacttagttttttgctaaaaaggtaacatggtaagcaatatgcgacatcttcagatggtgaatattctaaccgtgatggaaatatgctaaatcaagtatgttgaaaccttctcggatgatcctcgttaccggacaaagaatagttttctaaatgaatttgatatggacccaattttagataagctcttcgtattgcatccacttgatttggtggatattgccaaatcggaggacgctttccaggatcacgttccaaagaattttcaaaaccatgatgctcttcaattgttggattctcaagaactgtttcagattcggatgtcgggattataatttcttcatctctctcttctctttcaatttcacatgctttccttttgaaaaaagaatcaattttcctacTATTCATCTTTAttcttcctataatatcatatcagatccaaaaatcaatttagagaacataaaaattaaaagagaaaaaaattaataaacttaattaatcaactttaatccgttttcaaataccggtaacttcactattagaaattagcagcaacaatgattaacAAAATtttattacagtgtataactatatttgtaaattacagtgttatgaattggcttaataaacctcatatagattattttaacacatcaagaaagaagaaccctaaaaatctcaaaaacacaaatcaagcaatcactttaatttgttactttttataaaagaagaatgaataaagttttttacctgttagatgccgatcactttaatctgttccgattccggtgccggtagcaaacccatatgagaaagaaaggaaaggtaggAGTTTTTTACCTTATCTatattttaacctaactttgaatgaaaaataaaaaataaaaaataattttaatttaaaataaggatgttttagtaatttaatatatatgaattaaaaaaataaaaagttgaggggtggccgtgaccttcccacgtcccccctcagttccgcTACTGAGAATCGGTGAAGTGTTAATTGATATTTTCTTGATTAAATTGTTATAACATTTTAaggatttttaaaataaattgttttaatttaatatcTTTGATACCTAATTTGAACAGATAGGTTTTAATACTAGtattttgattttgaaagtaGATACATATGAAATATGCATACTTTAATATGGATTaacttttttttatatatataagGGTTAAATATACACCATCCTCTCCTTTGTAATATTAGGGAGTTTGAATTTATTCCTCTAATTTTTTTTTAGATTCTCTTCCTATAATGTTTAGATTCTTTGTGTTTGACCTCAGGTTAACTATTTTAACTCAAGTTTTTTTTAAAAgtaaacaataaaaataaaaagtcACGTGGGCAACCACATAGAATTTAAAAAAGATTCTAAGTTGAAATAGTCAAACAGGGGTCAAACACACATAATCTAGACATTGTAAGAGGAATCTAAAAAAAATCTTACATGGGATAAACCGAAATACGCTAATATTACATGAGAGTGACATATATTTAACCCAAGAGATAATGAGGTTAAATATCTAAAATTAGAATTTAAGTCCATAAAATAGCTTTGCACTAGTAGTGTTACATGCGTTGATTTGATGCACAAACCTCGAAAAAGTAATAACTTTCTTAGATGCATAGTAACTAAGTTGTGAAATCCTCAAACACTAGATAACCTCAAAATACTTTGTGTGTTGCAATATTCTAATACATGCAAGCTGATATTTTCACTAAGTTATATCATGAGCTACGTTCTCTTTTGATTCCaaattcaatttttattttcattatttactTTTAAACTTTACATTAACTTTGTGACAAAAAAAAATGATTCCTTTTATTTTTATGCAAACACATCATTTTTGTTAAGAATCTTAAAATTATGAGCACCTCAATATTTGTGAGTTCGATATTTTCATACTACTTGTTGACAATGTATGCTTGCACTTGCAAACATAGTTAACCACACAACAGCCAATCTAGGGACGAATGACTCAAATTATTTGACTATTATGAAATGTATGATCAGATGAATAAATGATGGGAGTGGATGATGGAACAAAGATGATTTAGGCATGCAAACACACAATAAAGAAAGCGAATTAGATaacatttaaaaataataaaaatttattttttatttaataaagAATAAAGTTTACGGATGCCAAAATCAAATTTATCAACAAGCCATAAACCTTAAGCTCAGGATTGTTGCACGCATAATCAAGTCTTATTCCACTAAGTGGGGTCGACTACATGATCAACTTTTGCCATAATGTTCTATCAATGACCATACTTTTGTCCAAATCGTTAATGTCGACATCTTTTCTAATAACTTATCTTATAGTTTATCTAGGTTCTTCTCTGCATATGTAGTAAGAAGGATATGAAAATGATATAAGAGAAACAAAAATACTGGATAATTTTATTCATAAGAATATGTCCCTTTTGTAGGCATTACAAAGTGTAACCGCTGTTTCCAGTTTTCCTAAAAACTAGCTATCCACTAACCAACTAACAAACAATTCCTAAAGACCAGGTTTTAGCAACTGCCATTAGTTTTAAACAGAAACAATTctaaaaacaaataaataaatcTTAACACCATCCCTTAAACTGATATCTGCAGATACTATCAGTTTAGAAACAAGCACAAACTTCTTTCTTTATTTTGTCTCCATTACCGAACAAACTCCTAGCATACTTCGAAGCTTGAAAAAGGCAGCAGGCTTTAGGGGCTTGGTCAAAATGTCTGCAACCTGATTTTCACTCTTACAATAAATCAATTTAATTGTTCCATCATTGCTAAGATCTCTTAGAAAATAATATTTCACATCAATGTGTTTACTTCTACCATGTAGTACAGGATTCTTGGAAAGTTTGATTGCTGAGTTGTCGTCACAAAAAATTGTGGTAGCTTCAACTTGTTTTGACCGTAGCTCTTCAAGAATCCGTCTCAACCAAATAGCTTGACAAACACAAGCTGTTGCAGCAATGAATTCAGCTTCTGTGGATGACAGAGTGACAATTTGTTGCTTCTTAGAAGACCATGAAACAGCCCCTGTCCCCAACAAGAAAGCATAGCCAGATGTGCTTCTTCTATCATCTTGATCTCCTGCATAATCACTATCCGAAAACCCGAATAATTCCAACTTTTTACCTTTCTTGTAGAACAACCCAAAATCTTTAATTCCTTGTAAATAACGAAGAATTCTCTTGGCAGCTAACAAATGCATTTCTGTTGGACTCTCCATATATCTGCTTATTAAGCTCACAGAATACATTATGTCAGGCCTCGTTGCTGTTACGTACATTAAGCTGCCAATAATTTGCTTGTAAAGTGTGTTGTCCACTTTCTTTCCATCATGATCTTTGTTTAGCTTCAAGCCAAACTCGGTTGGAGTGCTTACAGGATTACAGTCCTGCATTTTAAATCTGTCCAAAATATCTTGCACATACTTCCTTTGGGAAATAAAGATCCCATAAGTTGATTGCACTACTTCTTTGCCAAGGAAGTAATGCATCATACCAAGGTCAGACATTTCAAATTCACTCATCATAGATTTCTTGAATTCTTTCATCATGGCATCATCATTTCCAGTAAATATAAgatcatcaacatataaacacACAATGAGCATTTTCTCGATATCTCCCCTTTTAGCAAAAAGTGTGTGCTCATATGGACATTTATGAAAACCCTTTTTCAGAAAATAAGCTTCAATGCGACTATACCAAGCTCGtggagcttgttttagtccgtAGAGAGCTTTCTTCAATTTATAAACTTTATGTTCTAATCCAACCTTTACATAGCCAGGAGGTTAATCGACATATACCTGTTCTTCCAAGTATCCATGCAAGAATGCCGATTTGACATCAAGCTGGAAAATCTGCCAAGATTGTAGTGCCGCTAATGCAACCACTAATCTGATTGTGTCATGCCTTGCAACTGGAGAGAAAACTTTTGTGTAATCAATCCCATACCGTTGCTTGTATCCCTTGGCGACCAAACGAGCCTTATACTTGTCAACTTCGCCCTTCTCATTTAGCTTTGTTTTGAAAACCCATTTCACACCAATGGTTTCCTGTCCATTTGGTAGATCACATAGCTCCCAAGTATCATTTTTTTCTATTGATGCAATTTCTGCATCCATAGCCTTTTTCCATTTTGATTCCTTGATAACAACTTCAAAAGTAATAGGATCACAATCTGAAAAGAGAGCAAAATGTGTAAGTACATCCTCACCTTGGTCAACTCCAGTAACCTCATAATCTTCCATCCATGCAGGTCTTCTTCTATGACGTTGAGGCCTTTGTGATTCCGCTACAAGTGGACTTTGATCGGCTATAGGAACATTCTGATTTCCTTCTACTACTTGCACATTTTCCATAGGTTTCTCCCTTTCCTCATTATCATCGCAGGCTATTGGGATATATTGTTTAGCCTCATCTTCTTTCCATGACCAGGTTGCTTCTTCATCAACGACTACATCACGGCTAATGACAATTTTCTTGGTGCTTGGATTGTATAATTTGTAAGCTTTTGATGCATCGCTAACACCAAGAAATATGCATTTTCTCCCTTGTTGTCTAGCTTTTTTCTCTTATGATCTGCAATATGAGCATAAGCGATACACCCAAAAACTCGGAAATAGTGTACAACTGGTTTTCTTCCGCTCCATGCTTCTTCCGGTGTCATATTTTGAACAACAAGTGTGGGACTTCTGTTCAGTACATGTATGCTCCAGTTGACAGCTTCTGGCCAAAAACTTTTTGGAATACAACTCCTTGACAAAATGCTACGCACCATATTCATAATAGTGCGATTTTTCCTCTCACATACGCCATTTTGTTGGGGCGTATAAGCTGCTGTAAGCTGCCTTTTGATTCCATGAGTCTCATAAAAATTTGCAAATTCATGTGAACAATATTCTCCACCGCGATCTGTGCGCAGAACTTTGATTGGACTGCCTACCTCTTTTTCAACCAATGCTTTATAGCTTTTAAATGCTAGAAATGCTTCAGATTTTTCTTGCAAGAAATAAACCCAGACTTTACGACTAAAATCATCAATGAAAGTAATTATATACCTCTTGCCTCCATTGGAACATGGAGTAATTGGTCCGCATATATCTGAATGAACAAGCTCTAGTGTAGCCTTTCCCCTCCATGATTTTCCTTGTGGGAATTGATTCCGGTGTTGTTTGCTAACGACACACTCTTCACAAACTTCAGAGGGGATTGTGATTTGAGGAAGACCTGTCACCATATTCTTTTGTTGTAAAGTCTTTAACCCACCAAAACTAAGATGCCCGTAGCGAAAGTGCCAAAGCCATTCCTTTTCTTTTAACCTTGCAGAAAAACATGATTGAGTATTGTCTTGTAGATACAATGGAAACATTCTATTAGCTGTCATGTTCACTTGAGCTATCAAACCCAATTTTTCATCTTCAATTCTGCAAACTCCATTTTTGACATAGATTCCATATCCCTTTTCTTGAAGCTGACCAACACTTAGTAAATTTGTTTTCAAATCTGGAACAAAAAGAACATTAGAAATAGTTTGAACATAATCTTTTTTTGGTATGAATGCCAATTGTTCCTTTTCCCATGATAGACACAGTAGAGTTGTCACCAAATTTAACAGTGCTACGAAATGATTCGTCTAAGTCAGAGAATGCCTTCTTATCGCCACACATATGATTGCTGCAGCCAGTATCCAAATACCACAAGTTTGGTTGAATTTCTTCCTTCACGTGACACACCATTAGAAGAGACACCTCTTCCTCTCTTTCTGCAAAGTTGGATTTTTCTCCTCTTTAATATCTCAAATTTGTTCTGCATTCTGACTTGTAATGGCCATACTTATGGCATCTGTAGCATTCAATATTGGACTTGTTTAATGACTTTGTTAATTGATGGCCTCCACGTCCTCTTCCTCTTCCTTGAAAATAACTTTCTTGATGCTGATAATTTTGTTGGTTCACCCGATCATAGTTATTTTTGCCTCATATGCCTCGATGTCTTCCTCTATCTCGTCCTTTATCACCTCCACTAGATATGGTGTGATTTTCGGATACGGCCTTCAATGCTTGTTCTTCTTTCTCCTGCTGGTTAATTTTTTTCTCATGAACCAACAAGGAACTTTGCAATTCATCAATTGAAAGTTCATCCACATCATTTGCTTCTTCTATCGAACAGACAACAGAATTAAATTTTGGTGTCAAGGATCGAAGAATCTTCTCAACAACGGTGACATCTGTTGTCTTGTCTCCATGCATCCGCATCTTATTAACGATAGCCATCATCCTTAAAAAGTAGTCTGTAACTGACTCTCTTGATTTCATTCGAAGTAATTCAAACTCCGAACGAAGTGATTGAAGCTGCTGCCTCTTTGTTCTTGTTGTACCTTGGTATTTCATCTTCATGGAATCCCAAATATGCTTTGCAGTGTCCTTGCAAAGAATGGTTTCCAAAATTGATCGGTCAATTGCTTGGAAAAGATAATTCTTTGCTTTGAGATCCTTCAGCTTTAGTCCTTCCTGCTTCGTCTTTTGCCCGTCTGACAACTCAGCATCTATTGCAGGTTCTGCTACGCCAGAAACAACAACCGTCCAGTATTCTTTGGATCTCAAGAAGTTCTCCATGAGCATGCTCCAATGGTCATAGTGACCATCAAAGCGTGGAATAGCTGCTTGCACAAAGCCATTTTCTGAAGTCATTTGTGAGAAAAAAATTACAGTTTTTCCTGGTTCTCTCCCTCGCAGTATTTTTTTTCTCTCACAGCAATCCCTCTCACGTAACGAGGCTCTGGATACCACTGATATAAGAGAAACAAAAATACTGGATAATTTTATTCATAAGAATAGGTCCCTTTTGTAGGCATTACAAAGTGTAACCGCTGTTTCCAGTTTTCCTAAAAACTAGCTATCCACAAACCAACTAACAAACAATTCCTAAAGACCAGATTTTAGCAACTGCCATTAGTTTTAAACAGAAACAATTctaaaacaaataaataaataaataaatcttAACAGAAAAATGCTGGAAGATTTGCAGTTATGATAAATGAGATATGGAAGAATATGAATGATCTTATTTTTCACAATGAGTATTAGGAAGCCCCTAAGCTTGGTTGGTTAGCTTTTCACAAGTGACAAAAATGACTTATGGCCCAAAAAATTCAAGATTCTGAAAATGCCCAACATTATTCTATGACTTGGAATCCGCCAAGGGAATGTTGATTGAAATGTAACGTGGATGCCACTTTTAATAAACACTGTGGTACTACTAATAAAGGATGATGTGTGCGTGATAACCTCAAGAATTTTATTATTGGTGGTGTGATTTGGGATTCCGGTACTCTCTCCATTATTGAAGCTGAAGCTTTGTCCCTTAAACAAGCAATCCATGGAGTTATCATTTGCATATGGAGAATGTTATTTTTGAAAATGACTCCCCAAAAGTAGTCCACCTCATTCGTTCCAATCACAATAGTAAATCCAAATTTAATTTTATTATCAATTTTATTAAAGTTTTATTATCTATTTAACCAAACTTTAAGGTAAAATTTATTATGGTTGTCAATTCTCTTGCAAGGACAACCAATTTTTGGTCTAGACTCTATTGCAAGGACAACCAATTTTTGGTATAGACGTGTTAGATTTAATTCGATTCCTTCTTATATTAAACAAATTTTGATTAAAGAAGTGCATTGaatttattttgataaaaatataattaacttTATTCTATTAATTAATACGTCTGAAATAATAAATCCGACCATTCCTTTGAGATGAATGAAAACGAGTTTTCAATTGAATATGAATGTCAATTTGTTTTGTTAACATGAAATGTTTATAAAAGAATTAAATAAAACACAATGTAATAAAAAAAATAGTACAACGGCAATGCATTGAATTAAATAATTTGAAATTAATTTGTCCAGTTATGATACAAGttagaaaaaaaaaaaaaaacacgAACAAGACAGTGAATACCGGAAGAACAGAATTGTAGAAACACAAACCCTAAAGAACAGTAGAAGCAGAAAAATGGATATTGGAAAAGTAGGTGAGCTGAAAGAATTCATAGAAGCATGCAAGTCAAATCCTTCTCTTCTTCACACTCCTTCCCTTTCATTCTTCAAAACTTATCTTCTCAGTTTGGGTGCCAATATCCCTCCACAACCCAAAACGGTACTTGTTCCTTTTTTTTCTATTTCTTATTTTCAATTATTTACTGCACACTGTTAGTTGCAAAATACTTGTATTTGTATGCAGGAacctgttgttgttgatgatcatGACATTATAGAATCTGATATTGAATTGGATAACACTGATCTTGTTAAACCTGATAATGACCCTCCTCAAAAGGTATCTATTATCTTATTTTCCCTCTTCATTTCAATCTTCATATAATATATGACTCAATTGCGTTTACAGATGGGAAATCCTTCTGCTCAAGTAACGGAAGATCAGAGAGATGCTGCTCAACTCGCAAAGTCAAAAGCACTTGATGCTTTATCACAAGGCAATGCATTTCACTCTTTTTTTCATTTACTAGTATCTTTCAATTTTCAGATTATTTATTTTGTTATCTTTATTTCAATTTTCCAGGCTATTTTGATCAAGCCCTAGATTTACTCACAGAAGCCATTTTGTTGAATCCGCATTCCGCCATACTTTATGCCACTAGAGGTACTGTCTTATGAATCTTCCTCACTCACATTCCACACCTTTATTGTCTGTTTTACTTTTACCTTGGAACCTCAATTTCTTATTTTCAGCTAGTGTGTTTATTAAGTTGAAGAAACCAAATGCTGCTATTCGTGATGCTGACACTGCCTTGAAGGTTCGTTTGTTTTCTAGCTTGTTGCACACGAAACACAGCATTAAAGAAATTTCTGTGTGATATCTATGTGTTTACTCAGAGGTATATTATTTATTCTAGATTAATCCTGACTCGGCGAAAGGGTATAAAATACGGGGATTGTCAAGGGCTATGTTGGGACTCTGGAGAGAAGCACTCAGTGATCTTCATGTGGCTTCAAAGATAGACTATGACGAAGAGATTGGTGTGGCACTTAAAAAGGTAATTTTCCTACTTTGTTCGGAGGAAGCCTGCAAATTAAAAGAGTCCTTGTCCGTTTCTTTGTTTctaattatattatatttttattttttacaaCACAGGTTGAGCCTAATGTCCACAAAATTGAGGAGCATAGGAGAAAATATGAACGCTTACGGAAGCAGAAGGAGCAGAAAAAAGCTCAACCCAAGAAGCAACCACAAGATGAAGCTCAAGTAAGTATAATACA from Lathyrus oleraceus cultivar Zhongwan6 chromosome 7, CAAS_Psat_ZW6_1.0, whole genome shotgun sequence encodes the following:
- the LOC127108006 gene encoding TPR repeat-containing thioredoxin TDX; protein product: MDIGKVGELKEFIEACKSNPSLLHTPSLSFFKTYLLSLGANIPPQPKTEPVVVDDHDIIESDIELDNTDLVKPDNDPPQKMGNPSAQVTEDQRDAAQLAKSKALDALSQGYFDQALDLLTEAILLNPHSAILYATRASVFIKLKKPNAAIRDADTALKINPDSAKGYKIRGLSRAMLGLWREALSDLHVASKIDYDEEIGVALKKVEPNVHKIEEHRRKYERLRKQKEQKKAQPKKQPQDEAQDKDAFSALKDGKVIGIHSVGELETKLNAATKTSRLAILYFTATWCGPCRHISPLYTSLAEKYRRVVFLKVDIDEAVDVAARWKISSVPTFFFVKNGKEVDSVVGADKNTLERKIAQHADPL